One window of the Anopheles cruzii chromosome 2, idAnoCruzAS_RS32_06, whole genome shotgun sequence genome contains the following:
- the LOC128278270 gene encoding protein mahjong, with amino-acid sequence MAAALDQDEILRGSDLSRIFQLWEEQHQEAGYDPEPVVTRLAELFEAEIEAFMMKDPDPFDERHPSRTDPNCELGRMLKSLFRKDHFMTRLVNDYLRDNFFTRQTVSQSSFPLNVAACRLILVIMPGLDTSAVFQVEYDQLIKRLYGWAKSSPEPLQSYATGLLGSAMEVQEIAVSFREQNIRLLPIMLNRLHRLQRKQLQGAAPTGSTPERPAATGDSGAMAVDEVPAGGDSRVAESVPDGPGHGEAEGTGNADGWWSGEPFDPPDVAEEAHAQPTDNRGHRIMIPIHPVTSATSQMLILHYLTPMGEYQEFLPHVFEHNAMQLIFRYIENLDAKDTCLAFEALKYLASLLCHKKFSIEFIANGGLERLLDIPRPSLAATGVSIAFYYLAYCEDAMERICLMTREVITEMVSYALWLLGCPHDSGRCHATMFFGLSCQFKTILDEFDKQDGLRKLYNVIAVLPILLVSDDYQMNDDEEAAERQVVRHVCVALKKYFENHLYYKYIQVTRQQEPSGTVSQPVFKAVKSSPEVISQQILTLQELLPVKAHWPPADEFLELGGVCLLLRIVAMTYESNYSGRGDTVRYALDVLNVCCVIPRVHHVFCEQIDFPDEGSAAGIHIVLGAAEGEIVPDAEVQKSALALLVHMVCAPIHRPSGSVARFGSAKKRMPNKISEELIQKVWESVRTNNGIIVLLSLMCVKTPITDADRIRGMACRALAGLARSETVRQIVGKLPLFVNGQLQSLMRDPILQEKRVEHVQFQKYALELLERVSGKAEPFNSQLDTSLADIHKANVVAQTRIQFNEQQLYQLIHQHLTVRGLKETASTLLKETGLSPSTLPPHPAQNPISVIPRSVGLHSPFVFRSPNTSIIQRSRIRSRHIDSSFNVSTTQANLQAALAAANIETPINGADGEAPDVGASGSSNGSNQQPQIDFTEPLPIKLIKKSSSQQTGVIGSNGTVLAGAVATPFSVATGGDAGRGSAASSSSTQRSLQKQISSSDATNFLLHATTAAKVLPSEPSATASNVTLHTIITEYLTNQHALCKHPMSTCPPFDLFVPHKCPDPRPHRSTGVSNNFAARLYRQQAGYASRRFDRRLVHSNFSTSRVLRTPEIDYFFTSCDFTPCGNKIIVGSQTGEVKIFNLNDSNEEYSYSCHESSVVSTKCSKDGTLLLTSASWRYPMSALWNIEGNRFTQKLQWEEEEYFEFANTTQDRVLATTNEIATIYDINTGQKLMKLEPAICNQYTKNRATFCPTDELILSDGVLWDVTSGKEIRKFDKLNQTISGVFHPNGLEIVANTEVWDLRTFHLLRTVVSLDQSHVKFSPQNVMYGIKLENSEEMEGGAYETSFKVLDSYDYSSISTVDVKRNIYDLAVNGYGSQIAVIENQGNHSTGAILETVVRIYSVGRKKNTGDDQDEEDEEVENSEDNSISETESVGSSTSSSGDEEDDEDDNDNDEDDDDGDNNNDESDTDDENGGGGGGGGGGGGNGGRRGGGGGDGGGGDSDDSSWTTASDMDDFFSGFPR; translated from the exons ATGGCCGCAGCGTTAGACCAGGACGAGATACTGCGCGGCAGTGACCTGTCGCGTATCTTTCAGCTATGGGAGGAGCAACACCAGGAGGCCGGTTAcgatccggaaccggtcgTGACGCGGCTGGCCGAGCTGTTCGAGGCGGAGATCGAAGCGTTCATGATGAAGGATCCGGATCCGTTCGACGAGCGGCACCCGTCCCGTACGGATCCGAACTGTGAGCTTGGCCGAATGCTGAAATCGTTGTTCCGCAAAGATCACTTCATGACACGGCTTGTGAACGACTATTTACGTGACAATTTCTTCACCCGCCAGACCGTGTCACAGAGTTCATTCCCGCTCAATGTGGCCGCTTGCCGGCTGATACTGGTGATCATGCCGGGGCTCGATACGTCCGCCGTGTTTCAGGTCGAATACGATCAGCTCATCAAGCGCCTGTACGGGTGGGCCAAATCGAGCCCGGAACCGCTGCAAAGCTACGCCACCGGGCTGCTCGGTTCGGCGATGGAAGTGCAGGAGATAGCGGTCAGCTTTCGGGAGCAAAACATACGCCTATTGCCGATCATGTTGAACCGGTTGCACCGACTCCAGCGTAAGCAGCTACAAGGGGCCGCCCCGACCGGCAGCACGCCCGAACGGCCAGCCGCAACAGGCGATTCGGGTGCGATGGCAGTCGATGAAGTACCGGCGGGAGGTGACAGTAGAGTCGCGGAAAGCGTTCCCGATGGGCCGGGACACGGCGAAGCAGAAGGAACGGGTAACGCAGACGGGTGGTGGTCGGGCGAGCCGTTTGACCCGCCGGACGTTGCCGAGGAAGCGCACGCGCAGCCAACCGACAACCGGGGCCATCGCATCATGATCCCGATCCACCCGGTAAcgtcggccaccagccagATGCTGATACTGCACTACCTCACGCCGATGGGAGAGTATCAGGAGTTTTTGCCGCACGTTTTCGAGCACAACGCGATGCAACTGATTTTCCGCTACATCGAGAACCTGGACGCCAAGGATACGTGTTTGGCGTTCGAGGCGCTCAAATATCTGGCGTCGCTGCTGTGCCacaaaaagttttccatcgaGTTCATTGCGAACGGCGGCCTGGAGCGGTTGCTCGACATCCCGCGGCCCAGCCTGGCGGCGACCGGTGTGTCGATTGCGTTCTACTACCTCGCCTACTGCGAGGACGCGATGGAGCGCATCTGTTTGATGACGCGCGAGGTGATCACGGAGATGGTTTCGTACGCGCTGTGGTTGCTTGGATGCCCGCACGATTCGGGCCGTTGCCATGCGACGATGTTCTTCGGGTTGAGCTGTCAGTTCAAAACGATACTGGATGAGTTCGACAAGCAGGACGGGTTGCGCAAGCTGTACAACGTGATAGCCGTGCTGCCCATTCTGCTGGTGTCGGACGACTATCAgatgaacgacgacgaggaagcgGCCGAGCGGCAGGTGGTGcggcacgtgtgtgtggcgctgaAAAAGTACTTCGAGAATCACCTCTACTACAAGTACATTCAGGTGACGCGCCAACAGGAACCGAGCGGTACCGTGTCGCAGCCGGTGTTCAAGGCGGTCAAAAGCTCGCCGGAGGTGATAAGCCAACAGATCCTGACGCTCCAGGAACTACTGCCGGTCAAAGCGCACTGGCCGCCGGCCGATGAATTCCTCGAGCTCGGTGGCGTGTGCCTGTTGCTGCGTATCGTGGCGATGACCTACGAATCGAACTACAGTGGACG CGGTGACACCGTGAGGTACGCGCTGGACGTGCTCAACGTTTGCTGCGTGATTCCGCGCGTCCACCATGTGTTCTGCGAGCAAATCGACTTTCCGGACGAGGGATCGGCGGCCGGCATTCACATCGTGCTGGGCGCCGCCGAGGGAGAGATCGTACCGGATGCCGAGGTGCAAAAGTCCGCCCTGGCGCTGCTAGTCCACATGGTGTGTGCACCGATCCATCGGCCGAGCGGCTCGGTggcacggttcggttcggccaagAAGCGGATGCCGAACAAAATCTCCGAGGAGCTAATCCAGAAGGTGTGGGAGAGCGTGCGCACGAACAACGGCATCATCGTGCTGCTGTCGCTGATGTGCGTCAAGACGCCGATCACGGACGCGGACCGTATCCGTGGGATGGCGTGCCGTGCGTTGGCCGGTCTGGCGCGCTCCGAAACCGTGCGTCAGATTGTCGGCAAGTTGCCGCTCTTTGTGAACGGACAGCTGCAAA GTCTAATGCGTGATCCGATCCTGCAGGAGAAGCGCGTCGAGCACGTTCAGTTCCAGAAGTACGCactggagctgctggagcgGGTGTCGGGAAAAGCGGAACCATTCAACAGCCAGCTCGACACGTCGCTCGCCGACATCCACAAGGCAAACGTGGTGGCCCAAACGCGCATTCAGTTTAACGAGCAACAGCTCTACCAGCTCATTCACCAGCACCTGACGGTGCGCGGGTTGAAAGAAACGGCCAGCACGCTGCTCAAAGAGACCGGCCTCAGCCCGTCGACGCTACCGCCCCATCCGGCCCAAAATCCCATTTCGGTAATCCCGCGTTCGGTGGGGCTGCACTCGCCGTTCGTGTTCCGGTCGCCCAACACCAGCATCATCCAGCGATCGCGCATCCGTAGCCGGCACATCGACTCCTCGTTCAACGTTTCGACCACCCAGGCTAACCTTCAGGCGGCCCTGGCCGCGGCAAACATCGAAACGCCCATCAATGGCGCCGACGGTGAAGCGCCGGATGTCGGGGCTAGTGGGTCGAGCAACGGCAGCAATCAGCAGCCGCAGATTGACTTCACCGAACCGTTGCCGATCAAGCTGATCAAGAAAAGCAGCAGTCAACAAACGGGAGTAATAGGCAGCAATGGGACCGTGCTGGCCGGTGCGGTCGCCACTCCGTTCTCGGTGGCGACCGGTGGCGATGCGGGCCGCGGTTCGGCGGCCTCGAGCTCATCGACGCAGCGTTCGCTGCAGAAACAAATCTCTTCCAGCGATGCGACGAACTTTCTGCtgcacgccaccaccgccgccaaagTGCTGCCCAGCGaaccgtcggcgacggcgagcaACGTGACGCTGCACACGATCATCACCGAGTACCTTACGAACCAGCACGCGCTCTGCAAGCACCCGATGTCCACCTGTCCACCGTTCGATCTGTTCGTCCCCCATAAGTGTCCCGATCCGCGGCCGCACCGTTCGACGGGGGTGAGCAACAACTTTGCCGCCCGTCTCTACCGGCAGCAGGCGGGCTACGCTTCGCGGCGCTTCGATCGCCGGCTGGTACATTCGAACTTTTCCACCTCGCGCGTGCTCCGTACGCCCGAGATCGATTACTTCTTTACGTCCTGTGATTTTACG CCTTGCGGTAATAAGATAATAGTCGGTTCGCAAACGGGCGAGGTGAAGATCTTCAACCTAAACGACAGCAACGAGGAGTACAGCTACAGCTGCCACGAGTCGAGCGTCGTGTCGACCAAGTGCAGCAAGGACggtacgctgctgctgacgtcCGCCTCCTGGCGGTACCCGATGTCGGCACTGTGGAACATCGAGGGCAATCGGTTCACGCAGAAGCTGCAGTGGGAGGAAGAGGAGTACTTTGAGTTTGCCAACACCACCCAGGACCGGGTACTGGCCACCACGAATGAG ATTGCTACCATCTACGACATCAACACGGGCCAGAAGCTGATGAAGCTGGAGCCAGCGATCTGCAATCAGTACACAAAGAATCGGGCCACCTTCTGTCCGACGGACGAGCTTATCCTCTCCGATGGTGTGCTGTGGGACGTGACGTCCGGCAAGGAGATTCGCAAGTTCGATAAGCTCAACCAAACCATCTCGGGCGTGTTCCACCCGAACGGGCTCGAGATCGTGGCCAACACGGAGGTGTGGGATCTGCGCACCTTCCACCTGCTCCGGACGGTGGTGTCGCTCGATCAGTCGCACGTCAAGTTTTCGCCCCAGAACGTCATGTACGGCATCAAGCTGGAGAACTCGGAAGAGATGGAGGGTGGCGCGTACGAGACGAGCTTCAAGGTGCTGGACAGCTACGACTACTCGAGCATCTCGACCGTCGACGTGAAGCGCAACATCTACGATCTGGCCGTCAACGGGTACGGGAGCCAGATTGCGGTCATCGAGAACCAGGGTAACCACAGTACCGGCGCGATCCTGGAGACGGTCGTGCGGATCTACAGCGTCGGGCGGAAGAAGAACACTGGCGACGAtcaggacgaggaggacgaggaggtgGAAAACTCCGAGGACAACTCGATCTCGGAAACGGAATCGGTCG GTTCTTCCACGTCGAGCAGCggcgacgaagaggacgacgaggatgataacgataacgatgaggacgatgatgatggcgataaCAACAACGATGAGAGCGATACCGACGATgaaaatggtggtggtggcggcggcggcggtggcggcggcggcaacggtggtcgacgtggtggcggtggaggcgaCGGCGGTGGGGGCGATTCCGATGACTCATCGTGGACCACAGCATCGGATATGGATGATTTTTTCTCAGGCTTCCCGCGCTAG
- the LOC128278003 gene encoding 26S proteasome non-ATPase regulatory subunit 7 — protein MPSELSTTKVIVHPLVLLSVVDHFNRMGKIGNQKRVVGVLLGCWRAKGVLDVSNSFAVPFDEDDKDKSVWFLDHDYLENMYGMFKKVNARERVVGWYHTGPKLCQNDIAINELIRRYCPNSVLVIIDAKPKDLGLPTEAYIAVEEVHDDGSPTSKTFEHVPSEIGAEEAEEVGVEHLLRDIKDTTVGSLSQKITNQLLGLKGLNAQLRDIKNYLLKVGNVQLPVNHQIVYHLQDILNLLPDIAQESFTDTLYVKTNDQMLVVYLASLVRSIIALHNLINNKLTNRDAEESKKSDDAKEKKAQDGKEAAGSEKDKNKKDSEKEGKKEDGKAEKGKDEKKK, from the exons ATGCCTTCGGAACTCAGCACCACCAAGGTGATCGTGCacccgctggtgctgctcagCGTGGTCGACCACTTCAACCGGATGGGTAAGATCGGCAACCAGAAACGCGTCGTCGGTGTTCTGCTCGGGTGCTGGCGTGCCAAGGGTGTTTTGGATGTTTCGAACAGCTTCGCAG TTCCGTTCGATGAGGATGACAAAGACAAATCCGTGTGGTTCTTGGACCATGACTATTTGGAAAACATGTACGGTATGTTCAAGAAGGTGAATGCACGCGAACGCGTCGTTGGCTGGTACCACACGGGGCCCAAGTTGTGCCAGAACGATATCGCCATCAACGAGCTGATCCGCCGGTACTGCCCCAACTCCGTGCTGGTGATTATCGATGCGAAACCCAAGGACCTGGGCCTGCCCACGGAAGCGTACATCGCGGTCGAAGAAGTGCACGACGATGGGTCGCCTACATCGAAAACGTTCGAGCACGTGCCGAGTGAGATCGGGGCCGAGGAAGCGGAAGAGGTTGGAGTGGAGCATTTGCTGCGCGACATTAAGGACACGACCGTCGGCAGTCTGTCGCAAAAGATCACGAACCAGTTGCTCGGACTGAAGGGGCTGAACGCTCAGCTGCGGGACATTAAAAATTACCTCCTGAAGGTTGGCAACGTGCAGCTCCCGGTGAACCATCAGATCGTGTACCACCTGCAGGACATTCTGAACCTTCTGCCGGACATTGCGCAGGAATCGTTCACCGATACGCTGTACGTGAAGACGAACGATCAGATGCTGGTGGTGTATCTGGCCTCGCTGGTGCGATCCATCATTGCCCTGCACAACCTGATCAACAACAAGCTCACGAACCGTGATGCTGAGGAGAGCAAAAAGAGTGACGATGCCAAGGAGAAGAAGGCTCAGGACGGCAAAGAGGCGGCCGGATCGGAGaaggacaaaaacaaaaaggataGCGAAAAGGAGGGCAAGAAAGAGGACGGGAAAGCAGAGAAGGGCAAGgacgagaagaagaagtaa
- the LOC128267706 gene encoding probable 28S ribosomal protein S25, mitochondrial gives MPFMKGRAPIRRTLEYLNAGQLMLKDKVKIFSVNYNTYGEHHEGARDFVFWNIPQIQYKNPKVQVVTFKNMTPSPFIRCYFESGKQMLVDIDSKNRHEILQHLTTVVGKSAETLKAEAKLAEKKDNPANFGVGCVKHCICEIPGQLPCPGVVPVPKHMRGKYKYQQKD, from the exons ATGCCTTTCATGAAAGGAAGAGCCCCGATTCGGAGAACACTGGAGTACCTCAATGCCGGCCAGTTGATGCTGAAGGACAAGGTGAAAATCTTCAGCGTAAACTACAATACATACGGCGAACACCACGAAGGTGCTAG GGATTTCGTGTTTTGGAACATTCCCCAGATACAGTACAAAAATCCCAAGGTTCAGGTGGTTACGTTCAAAAATATGACTCCCTCCCCATTCATTCGCTGCTACTTCG AAAGTGGCAAACAGATGCTGGTTGATATCGATAGTAAAAACCGACATGAAATTTTGCAACATTTGACCACGGTCGTAGGAAAATCAGC GGAAACACTGAAAGCGGAAGCGAAGCTGGCCGAAAAGAAGGACAATCCGGCCAACTTTGGGGTCGGTTGCGTGAAGCACTGCATTTGTGAAATTCCCGGACAACTGCCGTGCCCGGGTGTTGTTCCCGTGCCGAAGCACATGCGAGGAAAGTACAAATATCAACAGAAAGATTAG
- the LOC128267673 gene encoding probable RNA-binding protein 18, which yields MDRVGFSSSDDRRLWLGNLDCRITEYQLLKIVQKYGKIEKFDMLFHRSGSLAGYPRGYAFVTYENHRDSEAALNRLDGKLIGEKTIVVRWAKQVNRDEADRNKPKLEIPCLAGGSKGGANGPVSQQTKIQALEAKLKMLESRSDDLVINRTATGERPIIERYQYNINQPQRLDQKMKRSHHSGGGRGGHRSGPYRSSNRH from the exons atggaCCGTGTAGGG TTCTCCTCCTCGGATGACCGCAGACTTTGGCTGGGTAATCTGGACTGTCGCATTACTGA GTATCAACTACTGAAAATCGTGCAAAAATacgggaaaattgaaaagttcGACATGCTGTTCCACCGATCCGGGTCGCTAGCGGGCTACCCGCGGGGCTACGCATTTGTGACGTACGAAAAC CACCGCGATTCGGAGGCCGCCCTGAACCGACTCGATGGAAAGCTGATTGGCGAAAAAACGATCGTCGTGCGGTGGGCGAAGCAGGTGAACCGCGACGAAGCGGACAGGAACAAACCGAAGCTGGAGATACCGTGTCTGGCCGGTGGCTCGAAAGGCGGTGCCAATGGACCCGTCAGTCAGCAGACAAAAATACAAGCGCTCGAGGCGAAGCTCAAAATGCTAGAGAGCCGTTCGGACGATCTGGTGATCAACCGGACGGCAACGGGCGAGCGGCCCATCATCGAGCGCTACCAGTACAACATCAATCAACCTCAGCGGCTGGATCAGAAGATGAAACGGTCGCACCACTCGGGTGGTGGACGCGGTGGCCATCGTAGCGGCCCGTACCGGAGTTCAAATCGACACTAG